One genomic segment of Suncus etruscus isolate mSunEtr1 chromosome 15, mSunEtr1.pri.cur, whole genome shotgun sequence includes these proteins:
- the LOC126029565 gene encoding NADPH--cytochrome P450 reductase: MGESGVDSGTPDVGSEEVSLFSMADMVLFSLIVGLLTYWFLFRKKKEEEPEFTKIQPVTTSAKDSSFVEKMKKTGRNIIVFYGSQTGTAEEFANRLSKDAHRYGMRGMAADPEEYDLADLSSLAEIENALVVFCMATYGEGDPTDNAQDFYDWLQEADADLSGVKYAVFGLGNKTYEHFNAMGKYVDKRLEQLGAQRIFELGMGDDDGNLEEDFITWREQFWPAVCEHFGVEATGEEASIRQYELVVHEDIDVAKVYTGEMGRLKSYENQKPPFDAKNPFLAAVTTNRKLNQGKERHLMHLELDISDSKIRYESGDHVAVYPANDSTLVQQLGEILGADLDVTMSLNNLDEESNKKHPFPCPTTYRTALTYYLDITNPPRTNVLYELAQYATAPHEQEQLRKMASSSGEGKELYLSWVVESRRHILAILQDYPSLRPPIDHLCELLPRLQARYYSIASSSKVHPNSVHICAVAVEYETKAGRVNKGVATSWLRTKEPAGDNGRRALVPMFVRKSQFRLPFKAITPVIMVGPGTGVAPFMGFIQERAWLKQQGKEVGETLLYYGCRRSDEDYLYREELAQFHKDGSLTQLNVAFSREQPEKVYVQHLLKRDKEHLWKLINEDGAHIYVCGDARNMAKDVQSTFHDMVAELGAMDHAQAVDYIKKLMTKGRYSLDVWS; encoded by the exons GACCACATCAGCCAAGGACAGCAGCTTTGTGGAGAAAATGAAGAAGACG GGCAGGAACATCATCGTGTTCTATGGATCCCAGACGGGGACTGCCGAGGAGTTTGCCAACCGACTGTCCAAGGATGCGCACCGCTATGGGATGCGGGGCATGGCCGCCGATCCTGAGGAGTACGACCTG GCCGACCTGAGCAGCCTAGCGGAGATCGAGAATGCCCTGGTCGTGTTCTGCATGGCCACCTATGGCGAGGGTGACCCCACCGACAACGCTCAGGACTTCTATGACTGGCTCCAGGAGGCGGATGCGGACCTGTCGGGGGTCAAGTACGCG GTGTTTGGCCTGGGGAACAAGACATACGAGCACTTCAACGCCATGGGCAAGTACGTGGACAAGCGATTGGAGCAGCTCGGCGCCCAGCGCATCTTCGAGTTGGGCATGGGTGACGACGATGGCAA CCTGGAGGAGGACTTCATCACATGGAGAGAGCAGTTCTGGCCGGCTGTGTGCGAGCACTTTGGGGTGGAGGCCACGGGAGAGGAGGCCAG CATCCGCCAGTACGAGCTGGTGGTCCATGAGGACATTGATGTGGCCAAGGTGTACACAGGCGAGATGGGCCGCCTGAAGAGCTACGAGAACCAGAAGCC TCCCTTCGATGCCAAGAACCCATTCCTGGCCGCAGTGACCACCAACCGGAAGTTGAACCAGGGCAAGGAGCGCCATCTCATGCACCTGGAACTGGACATCTCAGACTCCAAGATCAG GTATGAATCTGGGGACCACGTGGCCGTATACCCGGCCAACGACTCTACCCTGGTCCAGCAGCTTGGTGAGATCTTGGGTGCTGACCTGGACGTTACCATGTCCCTGAACAACCTGGACG AGGAGTCCAACAAGAAGCACCCATTCCCCTGCCCCACCACCTACCGCACGGCTCTCACTTACTACCTGGACATCACCAACCCGCCGCGCACCAACGTGCTATATGAACTGGCACAATACGCAACCGCGCCGCATGAGCAGGAGCAGCTGCGCAAGATGGCTTCATCTTCGGGCGAGGGCAAG GAGCTGTACCTGAGCTGGGTAGTAGAGTCCCGGCGCCACATCCTGGCCATCCTGCAGGACTATCCATCCCTGCGGCCACCTATCGACCACCTGTGTGAGCTGCTGCCTCGCTTGCAAGCACGCTACTACTCCATCGCTTCCTCCTCCAAG GTCCACCCCAACTCCGTGCACATCTGCGCCGTGGCCGTGGAATATGAGACCAAGGCTGGCCGTGTGAACAAGGGCGTGGCCACCAGCTGGCTTCGGACCAAAGAGCCCGCAGGCGATAATGGGCGTAGAGCGCTAGTGCCCATGTTTGTGCGCAAGTCCCAGTTCCGGCTACCCTTCAAGGCCATCACACCCGTTATCATGGTGGGCCCTGGCACCGGTGTGGCCCCCTTCATGGGCTTCATCCAGGAGCGGGCCTGGCTGAAACAGCAGG GCAAAGAAGTCGGGGAGACGCTGCTATACTACGGCTGCCGCCGGTCAGATGAGGACTACCTGTACCGAGAGGAGCTGGCCCAGTTCCACAAGGATGGCAGCCTCACACAACTCAACGTGGCCTTCTCCCGGGAGCAGCCCGAGAAG GTCTATGTCCAACATCTGCTCAAGAGGGACAAGGAGCACCTGTGGAAGCTGATCAACGAAGATGGCGCCCACATTTATGTGTGCGG GGATGCCCGGAACATGGCCAAGGATGTGCAGAGTACCTTCCATGACATGGTGGCCGAGCTGGGTGCGATGGACCATGCACAGGCTGTGGACTACATCAAGAAGCTGATGACCAAGGGCCGCTACTCCCTGGACGTGTGGAGCTAG